The DNA region GTGTATGCAGTTCTGCGTTGCTGCCAGACGGAGAGAGCAGTGGCGTTGATGCCCGCCTGTTGTTCCCTGAGCTGGAGTTTGAACTCGTTGGTGTACTGCGGGAAGTTGCCTGTTGTGAAGGTGATGGCCACGCGGTCCATCTTTTTCGGGCTGGCTCGTGCTTCCTGAATGCAAGTGCGGATCAGCTCCACATATCGGGCAATCTGGTTGTTGGTCGTGATGGAGTCGTGATCCAGCCGACTCCGAACATTCGGGTCGGTGGAGCGAACTGCCTTTCTCAGAAGGCCCATTCCGCGGCCCACTGTCTTGCCAGCGTCGGTGAAATAAGGCCGGATGTCCGCTGTGATCCCGACGGCCTGCGCGTCTTTTCTGAAATTCGACAGTTGAGTCACAGCGTCGGCCGGCGTTGAGGCAATGAAGATCTTGGGGGACCCATTTTTGACTTCGGTCCAGACACTGTGGTTTTCCTTGCCTGCGCGGAACGACACCTTACCGTAGATGCCGTCAACGTCAGGTTTCTTCGTTTTATCTTTCTTGCTCTTTCCGAACAGCTTGTCGATGATGCCTTTGACCTTGATGACGATCTTGTTGACCACCCCGTCGAGTTTGCCGCGGACCCGCTGGATGACGGCCTTGACCTTGCCGCCGAAGTTGCCGAGGCCGACGATCTTGCTCAGCCAGGCCAGGGCGATGGGGATGCTGCCGCCCAGGGACCGGTCGATGAAGCCGGCGGCGGCCGTGACGTTCCCCGCGATGATGGCGCTGACGCCGCTCAGGGCGCTGGTGATGACGGCGCCGATCTGGGCGGCCTGTTGCACGATGGTCTGGACGGTCTGGAAGGCGCCGATGATGGCGTTGATGAATCCGCCGCCGGGGACGAGCATGGTGACGAGTTTCTGCACGCCGGCCATCACGAGGCTCCTGGTGACTTCGCTCTTGATGCCGTCCTGGATGGCTTTGCCGGTGCTGCCCTGCTGGCCTTTCATCTCCTCGGCCTTGTGCAGGCCGGTTTTCATGGTCTGCAGGGCGCTGACGGTCTGTTCGGCTTTCTGGACCTTGTCGGCGCCGCCGGGGCCCATGGCGCGGACGAGTTTGCCGCGCATGTTCTGATAGGTGAGGCCCATGACGGTCAGGGCGGTGAGGAAGACGCCCTGGAGGTCGAACCTGGCGGGGAACTGGATGCCGGTGGAGCCGGTCAGCCACTGCCCGACGCCGTTCTGGAGGTATTTGGGGGCGTTGCCGGTGAACTGCGTGAAGCCGCCCTTGACGGCCGCGATCAGGTTCTTCGCGAAGGCGACGGGGTCCTTGAGGATCTTGATGATGTTGCCCTGGGCGCCTTTGAGGCCGGCCATGATCTTCTTGCCGAGGGGGCCGAGGGCGGCGGTGAGGGCGGTCAGGCCGATCTCGGCGATCTTGTGGGCGCTGCCGAGGATCAGGTTCTTGACGCCGCTGATGCGGGTGGTGACGGCCGCCTTGGCCTTGCCGACGTCGGCGCTCTTGATGGCGTCGGCGATCTCGCCGAGGGCGCCGCCCAGGTTGAGTTTGCCGAGTTCGGCCTTGAACCAGTCCCAGGCCTTGCCGATCACGTTCGTTTCCTTGAGGGCGCGGAGGATGTCCTTGAGGGGGCCGGGGACCCAGTTGGTCAGGGTGGTGAGGATGCTCTCGGCGCTGCCGGACACGGCGCTGCCAGTGACGAGATCCTTGCCGAACGCCAGGCACAGTTCGCGGTAGCCGGGCAGGACAGTGAGGCCCTTGGTGATGAGCTCCTTGCCTTTGGCGGCAAGCGCGGCGGCGCCGTCCTGGACCTTGTCGCCCACCCAGTTGGCGGCGTCGCCGAGGATGCCCCAGTCCCGCTGGAGGGTCAGCTCGGGGCTGCGCTGCATGGCGGGGGGGTACAGGTCGTACAGCGGTTTCAGGTTGACGTGCCGGGCGGCGCCGTCCTGCACGCGTTGCAGGGCGGCTTTCTGGCTGTACACTCCGGGGGCGTGCGGGCCGTCCCGGTGCGGGACGGGGGGCAGCAGGCCCTTGGGGCTGGGCATGACCTGCGCGAGTTTGGCGCCCATGCTGCGCGCCTCGCTTTCCAGGCCGGCGTCGGGGTCCACGCCCTTGCCCACCTTGCCCTGAGCCTGCTGGACGGTGTGGGTGACCTCGTGCGCGAGGAGTTCCAGGCCGGAGCGGGTGTTGGGGTTGAACTTCCCGGAGCGGAAGTAGATGTCCGTGCCGGTCGTGAAGGCCACGGCGTTCACGCCCTTGGCGAGCTTGTCCGCTTCGGCGTCGTCGTGGATGCGCACGCGGGTGAGGTCGTGGTTCAGGCCCTGTTCCAGGTGCCGCCGCACCGCCTCGGGGAGAGGATTGCCGGTCCCGCGGCGTTCCTGAATGCGTTGCAGCACGGGCCGGGTGGCCTGCTCGTTCAGTTCCGCGAGCTGCCGCTGCACGGCCACCTGCGCCTGCGCCTGCTGCGCGGCGGCCTGAGCGTCCTGGTGGCGCTGGACATGCAGGTCCACGGCGCGCTGCAGGGCGGGGCGGTCACTGGCGGGCACGAGCCCCAGCACGCTGCGGCCCACGTGACTGGTCAGGGGATGGTGGTGCAGCTGACCGATCAGTTCCCCGTACGCCTCGTTGCGTTCCGCGCCGGGCCGGCGGTCCTGTCGGTAGCCCTGCCCGAGTGTCTCGGCGACCTGCCGTTGCAGCGCGGTGTATTCCGCGTGCTGGCGGGGGTTGAGGTGCCGGCCCTCGGCCTGGGCGGCGCGGGTGGCGAGGCGCTGGATCAGCGCGGCCGGGGAGCCCGGGGCTGCGGGGACGGGCATGGGTGAAGGCGTGCTGAGGCTGGTCGGGGCTGGGCTGGCGGCCGCCTGGGCGCGCTGCACGGCCGCCGTGAGGGCCTGCCGTTCCTGTCGGTCCAGCTGCGCGGCCCGGAGGACCGGCGCGGCCGCCTGCCGCTGGGCCTGGGTGGGCGTGCTGACCAGCCGTTGCAGCCCCTGCGTGAGGCTCCGGGCTGGGGGGGCAGGCAGCGCGACGCGGGGGGCCGGGGTGACGGCCGGCTGGTGCTGGGGGGTGGGGTTGACGCGGACAGTTCCGGGTTTGGGGGCGTGCTGCATCGGTGCTCCGGCCTGGGGCGAGGGGGCGGGGGAGAGGACGGCCAGGTCAAGCGGCAATGAGAGAACGCCCCCAGTCTAGCGGACGGGGGCGGGACGTGCCGGGGGTTTGTCGCACGCGGCGTGTGGGACGTCAGTCGCGGCGGCGCAGCAGCAGGGCCAGCAGGAAGATCGCGGTGTTCATCAGCACGATGGTCGCGCCGGGCGCGGTGTTCAGGTAGTAACTGGCGTACAGCCCGGCTGTGCCGCCCAGCACACCCAGCAGCGCCGCGAGCCCGATCATCTTCTTTAGGCTGCGGGCCAGCAGGCGCGCCGCGGCGCTGGAGGTGATCAGCAGGCTCACGCTGAGGGTCGTGCCGACGAGCTGCACGGTCATCACGACGACCAGCCCGATCACGATCAGCAGGCCGCTTTCCAGCAGCCGCACTGGCAGGCCGATGGCGCGGGCCTCGGTGGGGTCGAAGCTCGCGAGCAGCAGTTCCTTCTGCACGGCCGTGAGCAGCGCCCCGACCAGCAGCGTGACGCCCAGCGTGCTCCACAGGTCCGCGCGGGTCACGCCCATGGGGTTCCCGATCAGGAAGTTGCTCAGGTCGGTGGTGAAGGAACTCGCGCGGGACAGCATCACGATGCCCAGCGAGAACATGCCCACGAACACGATCCCGATGGCGCTGTCCTGCTTCAGGCCGCTCTGCCGGCCCACCGCGCCGATGCCCAGCGCGGTCAGGACCGCGGCGATCAGGGCGCCCACCAGCAGGTTCCCCTTCATCAGGAAGGCCGCCACGATCCCCGGCAGGACCGCGTGGCTCATGGCGTCCCCGATGTAACTCAGGCCGCGCAGCACCACCCAGGCGCCCACCAGGGCGCACAGCACGCTGACCAGCGCCACGGCCGCCAGCGCCAGCTGGAAGAACTCGAATTCCAGGGGGCCTGTGAGCCACGCCAGCACCTCAGACCACCTCGCTGCCCGACGTGTGCGCCGGGCCGAGCAGGGACGTGCTGAAGGTCGCCTCGATGTTCGCCGCGGTGTACACCTCGGCGGGCGTGCCGTCGGCGATTACCCGGCCGTTGACCAGCACGAGGTGATCGCACCATTTCTTCGCCTGTTCCAGGTCGTGCGTGACCATCACCACCGCCCGGCCCTTGTCCGCCTGGGCGCGCAGCAGCGCCATCAGGCCCTCCTGCGTGACCGGGTCCACGCCGGTCAGCGGTTCGTCCAGCAGCAGCAGGTGGCCCTGCCGGGCCAGCATGCGCGCCAGCAGCACCCGCTGACGCTGCCCGCCCGACAGCGCCCCGATGTGCCGGCCCCGCAGCTCGTACACGCCCGTCTCGCGCAGGGCGTCCTCCACGATCACGCGGTCCTTGCGGCTGGGGAAGTGCAGCCAGCCCAGCCGGCCGGTGCGGCCCATCATGGCGACGTCCCACACCGTTACCGGAAAGGCCCAGTCCAGCGTCTGCTGCTGCGGCACGTACGAGATGCAGTCCGGGGAGTGGCCGGGGTCGAACACCGCGCGGCCCTCCGCGGCCGGCACCAGGCCCACCAGGGCGCGCAGCAGTGTGCTTTTCCCCGCGCCGTTCGGGCCGATGATCGCGCTGAACGACCCCGCCTCGAACCGCACCGTCGCGCCGCGCAGCGCCACGTGAGGGCCGTAGCGGACGGTCAGGTTCTCCACGCCAAGCACGGCGGCAGTGTAGAGCACGCCGCCGCCCGGAGGCCCAGGTCAGGGCAGCGGCAGCCGCAGCAGGCGCAGCGCCACCCGCCACCCCGCGCCGGCCGCCTCGCGCACCAGCCCCAGGTCCAGCGTCACGTCACCCGGCTGGTGGTAGGTGGAGTCCAGACCGCGGTGAAAGTACAGCGTGGGCACCCCTGCCTCCCGGAAGGGCGCGTGATCGCTGCTGCCGGTCACGCCCTCCTCGCTGGGAACGCCGGTGACCTCCCGCGCGACCTGCACCAGGGGCCGCTGCCCACGCAATTCCAGGGGCCGGGCGGGCAGGCCCACCATGTCGAAGTTCAGCATGCCCCGGAGTTGCGTGACCAGCGCCCAGTTGGATTTCACGAAGTGCTGCGAGCCGAGCAGGCCGTCTTCCTCTGCGTCGAACAGCACGAACACGCTGCGCGCCGCCACCGGGGTGTTCGCGGCCCGCCGGGCGATGTCCAGCACGGCCAGCGTGCCGGACAGGTTGTCGTTCGCGCCGGGCGAGAGGTGCACACTGTCCAGATGCGCGCCGATCAGTACGGAGGGAGGCGCCGCGGCCGGCCGGAACGCCACGAGGTTCACGGCCCGGGCCTCCACGGGCGCCACGTGCACCGCCACCGTCACGGCCTGTCCGGTCGTCATGGCCTGCGCGGTGCTCCGGCTGACGGCCAGCACTGGGAAATCCAGCCGCAACCCCAGGCGCCCGCCGTGCACGGTGTCGTCCGGCCCGGCCAGCACCACCGCGAACGCCCCGGCGATCATGGCGTTGAGGACCGGGGTGATCAGGGGCAGGTCGCTGCGCTCGATCACCGCGACCCTGCCCCGCACGTTCACGTTCAGGAAGTCGCTGTCCACCCCGGTGCCCGGCACCCGGACGGCCTCGGCGGTCACCTGCCCACCCGTGGACCCCTGCAGCGCCCGGCCGGAGAGAACCTGCGCCGGCCCGCCCGGGGTGGCGGGAGGCACCGTCACCGTGGAGCCCAGGTCGTTCAGGCGGCGGTATCGGAATTCCTCCCGGCGCGTCTGGTAGCCCAGCGCCCGGAACTGCCCTTCCAGGTACGCGCGGGCCTGTTCGTTGGCCGGGCTGCCCACCACGCGCGGCCCAAAGGCGAGCACCCGGCGGGCCTGCGCCCCCAGATCGTCGCCAGTGGCAACCGCGGCCACTCGCGGGGGCCGGGCCGTCTGGGCCGAGGAGAGGACGGAGGGCAGGCCCAGCAGGAGCGCCGTGGTCAGCAGAAAGGGGGTGGGACGTGAGGGGAGAGCGCGGCGCACCGGCCCAGGAAAGCACACGCCCGGGCGGCCCTTCAGGAGACCAGCTGCTTTTCCGCGGGCTGCGCCGCCGGCCTGAGGCGGGCGGGCCACGCGCTGGCGACCACGCTGCCCAGCACCAGGGCCGCGCCCAGCCACTGCGCCGGGCCCAGTGTGCGGTGCACGATCAGGACGTCCAGGATCAGGGCCGTGAAGGGACTCAGGGGCGCGAGCAGGCTCACCTGCTGCACCGGCAGGTGGTTCAGGCCGCGCTGCCACAGCAGGGCCGCCACGGCCGTGCCGACCAGCGTGAGGAACCCCAGCGCCAGCCAGCCGTTCAGGGGCAGCGAACCCAGCCGCGGCAGGTCCGCGGCGCTGAGGGGCAGCAGCAGCAGGCCGCCCAGCGTGAGGTCCCAGGCGACCTGGTGCAGCGGGGTGGCGCCGGCCGGCGCGCCCCAGCGTTTGAAGAGGGTGACGCCCAGGGCGTTGACCAGCGCGAACCCCAGCGCCATCAGGATGCCCAGGGGGTCCAGCCGCCCGCCGCCGGACACGCTGATCAGGGCCACGCCCACCAGCCCCAGGCCGGCCAGGGTGAGGTTGCGGCGGCTGGGCGGCTGGTGCAG from Deinococcus ficus includes:
- a CDS encoding M28 family peptidase, with the protein product MRRALPSRPTPFLLTTALLLGLPSVLSSAQTARPPRVAAVATGDDLGAQARRVLAFGPRVVGSPANEQARAYLEGQFRALGYQTRREEFRYRRLNDLGSTVTVPPATPGGPAQVLSGRALQGSTGGQVTAEAVRVPGTGVDSDFLNVNVRGRVAVIERSDLPLITPVLNAMIAGAFAVVLAGPDDTVHGGRLGLRLDFPVLAVSRSTAQAMTTGQAVTVAVHVAPVEARAVNLVAFRPAAAPPSVLIGAHLDSVHLSPGANDNLSGTLAVLDIARRAANTPVAARSVFVLFDAEEDGLLGSQHFVKSNWALVTQLRGMLNFDMVGLPARPLELRGQRPLVQVAREVTGVPSEEGVTGSSDHAPFREAGVPTLYFHRGLDSTYHQPGDVTLDLGLVREAAGAGWRVALRLLRLPLP
- a CDS encoding metal ABC transporter ATP-binding protein, with amino-acid sequence MLGVENLTVRYGPHVALRGATVRFEAGSFSAIIGPNGAGKSTLLRALVGLVPAAEGRAVFDPGHSPDCISYVPQQQTLDWAFPVTVWDVAMMGRTGRLGWLHFPSRKDRVIVEDALRETGVYELRGRHIGALSGGQRQRVLLARMLARQGHLLLLDEPLTGVDPVTQEGLMALLRAQADKGRAVVMVTHDLEQAKKWCDHLVLVNGRVIADGTPAEVYTAANIEATFSTSLLGPAHTSGSEVV
- a CDS encoding eCIS core domain-containing protein — its product is MQHAPKPGTVRVNPTPQHQPAVTPAPRVALPAPPARSLTQGLQRLVSTPTQAQRQAAAPVLRAAQLDRQERQALTAAVQRAQAAASPAPTSLSTPSPMPVPAAPGSPAALIQRLATRAAQAEGRHLNPRQHAEYTALQRQVAETLGQGYRQDRRPGAERNEAYGELIGQLHHHPLTSHVGRSVLGLVPASDRPALQRAVDLHVQRHQDAQAAAQQAQAQVAVQRQLAELNEQATRPVLQRIQERRGTGNPLPEAVRRHLEQGLNHDLTRVRIHDDAEADKLAKGVNAVAFTTGTDIYFRSGKFNPNTRSGLELLAHEVTHTVQQAQGKVGKGVDPDAGLESEARSMGAKLAQVMPSPKGLLPPVPHRDGPHAPGVYSQKAALQRVQDGAARHVNLKPLYDLYPPAMQRSPELTLQRDWGILGDAANWVGDKVQDGAAALAAKGKELITKGLTVLPGYRELCLAFGKDLVTGSAVSGSAESILTTLTNWVPGPLKDILRALKETNVIGKAWDWFKAELGKLNLGGALGEIADAIKSADVGKAKAAVTTRISGVKNLILGSAHKIAEIGLTALTAALGPLGKKIMAGLKGAQGNIIKILKDPVAFAKNLIAAVKGGFTQFTGNAPKYLQNGVGQWLTGSTGIQFPARFDLQGVFLTALTVMGLTYQNMRGKLVRAMGPGGADKVQKAEQTVSALQTMKTGLHKAEEMKGQQGSTGKAIQDGIKSEVTRSLVMAGVQKLVTMLVPGGGFINAIIGAFQTVQTIVQQAAQIGAVITSALSGVSAIIAGNVTAAAGFIDRSLGGSIPIALAWLSKIVGLGNFGGKVKAVIQRVRGKLDGVVNKIVIKVKGIIDKLFGKSKKDKTKKPDVDGIYGKVSFRAGKENHSVWTEVKNGSPKIFIASTPADAVTQLSNFRKDAQAVGITADIRPYFTDAGKTVGRGMGLLRKAVRSTDPNVRSRLDHDSITTNNQIARYVELIRTCIQEARASPKKMDRVAITFTTGNFPQYTNEFKLQLREQQAGINATALSVWQQRRTAYTSRAATLGSGRDPSGDHAQRASRRAEKARLVAEFRNSIRREHPGLTEREIRKKATAAADSWLKEQRALHAPDQVAGGDPSHIVALGKDKVNESIGGQWPHRVGQIDAAVNAYRINYPGVDFSKVKMNVLLQV
- a CDS encoding metal ABC transporter permease, with the translated sequence MAWLTGPLEFEFFQLALAAVALVSVLCALVGAWVVLRGLSYIGDAMSHAVLPGIVAAFLMKGNLLVGALIAAVLTALGIGAVGRQSGLKQDSAIGIVFVGMFSLGIVMLSRASSFTTDLSNFLIGNPMGVTRADLWSTLGVTLLVGALLTAVQKELLLASFDPTEARAIGLPVRLLESGLLIVIGLVVVMTVQLVGTTLSVSLLITSSAAARLLARSLKKMIGLAALLGVLGGTAGLYASYYLNTAPGATIVLMNTAIFLLALLLRRRD
- a CDS encoding EamA family transporter, translated to MNPVLLLTAVAPLIWGTTYLITTTYLSNLPAPLLGTLRILPAGLLLLALVRSLPPRAWWGRIAVLSLLRQGLFFTLLYASALRLPGGVAATIGASSAMLVVFLAWPLLHQPPSRRNLTLAGLGLVGVALISVSGGGRLDPLGILMALGFALVNALGVTLFKRWGAPAGATPLHQVAWDLTLGGLLLLPLSAADLPRLGSLPLNGWLALGFLTLVGTAVAALLWQRGLNHLPVQQVSLLAPLSPFTALILDVLIVHRTLGPAQWLGAALVLGSVVASAWPARLRPAAQPAEKQLVS